From Streptomyces griseorubiginosus, one genomic window encodes:
- a CDS encoding cellulase family glycosylhydrolase — MFRSLRRALCAAALLLPLLVGAQTAHAAETKADAGAGYWHTSGRQILDASGQPVRIAGINWFGFETSNHVVHGLWSRDYKSMIDQMKSLGYNTIRIPFSDDIFKAGTVPNSIDFSSGKNADLQGLSSLGVLDRIVSYAGQDGLKVILDRHRPDSGGQSALWYTAAVPESTWIANLKALATRYKGQDTVVGIDLHNEPHDPACWGCGDTATDWRLAAQRAGNAVLGINPDLLIFVEGVQTFNGVSGWWGGNLMGVAQYPVQLSVANRVVYSAHDYATSVAQQSWFSDPSFPANMPGIWDKYWGYIFKQNIAPVWVGEFGTTLQSTVDQKWLAALVSYLRPTSTYGADSFHWTFWSWNPNSGDTGGILKDDWQTVDTVKDGYLASVKAPGFPGSGGGDPGGPGDPGGGTAACTATYSVSSDWGSGFNAEVKVTNSGSTALSSWKVTWTWPGAQKVGSMWNASYTQTSSTVTATNASHNGSIPAGGSATFGFGGTPGGGGVPSVSCTAA, encoded by the coding sequence ATGTTCCGCAGCTTGCGAAGAGCGCTGTGCGCGGCGGCGCTTCTGTTACCGCTCCTGGTCGGAGCGCAGACGGCACACGCGGCCGAGACGAAGGCCGACGCCGGGGCCGGTTACTGGCACACCAGCGGCCGCCAGATCCTGGACGCGTCCGGGCAGCCGGTCCGGATCGCCGGGATCAACTGGTTCGGCTTCGAGACCTCCAACCACGTCGTCCACGGCCTCTGGTCCCGCGACTACAAGTCCATGATCGACCAGATGAAGTCGCTGGGCTACAACACGATCCGGATCCCGTTCAGCGACGACATCTTCAAGGCGGGGACCGTCCCCAACAGCATCGACTTCTCCAGCGGCAAGAACGCCGACCTCCAGGGACTCAGCTCCCTCGGCGTACTGGACAGGATCGTGTCGTACGCCGGCCAGGACGGCCTCAAGGTCATCCTCGACCGGCACCGCCCGGACTCCGGCGGCCAGTCGGCGCTCTGGTACACGGCCGCGGTGCCGGAGTCGACGTGGATCGCCAACCTCAAGGCGCTGGCCACGCGTTACAAGGGCCAGGACACGGTCGTGGGCATCGATCTGCACAACGAGCCGCACGACCCGGCGTGTTGGGGCTGCGGGGACACCGCCACGGACTGGCGTCTGGCCGCCCAGCGGGCCGGGAACGCGGTGCTCGGGATCAACCCGGACCTGCTGATCTTCGTCGAGGGCGTGCAGACCTTCAACGGTGTCTCGGGCTGGTGGGGCGGCAACCTGATGGGGGTCGCGCAGTACCCGGTGCAGCTGAGCGTGGCGAACCGGGTCGTGTACTCGGCCCACGACTACGCGACGAGCGTGGCCCAGCAGAGCTGGTTCAGCGATCCGTCGTTCCCCGCCAACATGCCGGGGATCTGGGACAAGTACTGGGGCTACATCTTCAAGCAGAACATCGCGCCGGTGTGGGTGGGCGAGTTCGGGACCACCCTCCAGTCGACCGTGGACCAGAAGTGGCTGGCGGCGCTGGTGTCGTACCTGCGCCCGACCTCGACGTACGGCGCCGACTCCTTCCACTGGACCTTCTGGTCGTGGAACCCCAACTCCGGTGACACGGGCGGGATCCTGAAGGACGACTGGCAGACCGTGGACACGGTGAAGGACGGCTACCTGGCGAGCGTGAAGGCGCCGGGCTTCCCGGGCTCGGGCGGCGGCGACCCCGGCGGTCCGGGTGACCCGGGCGGCGGCACGGCGGCCTGCACCGCCACCTACTCGGTCAGCAGCGACTGGGGGAGCGGCTTCAACGCCGAAGTGAAGGTGACCAACTCCGGCTCGACGGCGCTGAGTTCCTGGAAGGTCACCTGGACCTGGCCGGGCGCCCAGAAGGTCGGCTCCATGTGGAACGCGTCGTACACCCAGACCAGCTCGACCGTGACCGCCACGAACGCCTCGCACAACGGGTCCATCCCGGCGGGCGGTTCGGCGACCTTCGGCTTCGGGGGCACGCCGGGGGGCGGGGGCGTGCCGAGCGTGAGCTGCACGGCTGCGTGA
- a CDS encoding alpha/beta hydrolase translates to MTRSAVVLCGATVVLAGAVTAVPAEAGTSRTVSPAQAAAKVSWKKCGTDDYPTLQCGSVKVPLDYAHPKGRQITLALSRVPHTAKKYQGPLLVNPGGPGGSGLTLAGFVASNLPKAVAAQYDVIGFDPRGVGRSKPALDCVPGYFNPVRPPSVPSTPAIEKANLERAKSFAAACGRKYADVLPYINTINAVKDMDSIRRSLGAKKINYFGYSYGTYLGQVYAKLFPGNVRRLVLDSIVDPDGVWYDANISQDYAFDARQKALMEWIAKYDSTYKLGTDPARIEAKWYAMQAQLAKTPAGGKVGAAELEDTFIPGGYYNGYWPDLAKAFAAYVNDKNAAPLVEAYENLAAIDASGDNGYSIYTAVQCRDASWPRDWKQWQKDNWAVYKKAPFMAWSNAWYNAPCAFWPTKTLKPVNVANSKLPPVLLFQATNDAATPYQGGVTVHRLLKHSSLVVEQGGGNHGITLSGNACLDKYLAKYLTDGTVPRGHGTADAVCKKLPDPKPAAAQPTTASALTGASTPATATQGGDELHQLLGFRG, encoded by the coding sequence ATGACAAGAAGCGCAGTTGTGCTGTGCGGTGCGACCGTCGTTCTCGCGGGGGCCGTCACGGCCGTTCCCGCCGAGGCCGGTACGTCCCGCACCGTCTCGCCCGCCCAGGCGGCGGCGAAGGTCAGCTGGAAGAAGTGCGGTACCGACGACTACCCGACGCTCCAGTGCGGGTCGGTGAAGGTGCCGCTCGACTACGCCCACCCCAAGGGGCGCCAGATAACCCTGGCCCTGTCCCGGGTGCCGCACACCGCGAAGAAGTACCAGGGGCCACTCCTGGTCAACCCGGGCGGGCCCGGCGGCAGCGGTCTCACCCTCGCCGGGTTCGTCGCCTCGAACCTGCCCAAGGCGGTCGCTGCCCAGTACGACGTCATCGGCTTCGACCCGCGCGGCGTCGGCCGGAGCAAGCCCGCCCTCGACTGCGTGCCGGGCTACTTCAACCCGGTGCGCCCCCCGAGCGTCCCGAGCACGCCCGCGATCGAGAAGGCCAACCTGGAGCGCGCCAAGTCCTTCGCCGCCGCGTGCGGGCGCAAGTACGCCGACGTGCTGCCGTACATCAACACGATCAACGCCGTGAAGGACATGGACTCGATCCGCAGGTCCCTCGGCGCGAAGAAGATCAACTACTTCGGCTACTCGTACGGCACCTACCTCGGCCAGGTCTACGCGAAGCTCTTCCCGGGCAACGTGCGCCGCCTGGTGCTGGACTCGATCGTCGACCCGGACGGCGTCTGGTACGACGCCAACATCTCGCAGGACTACGCCTTCGACGCCCGCCAGAAGGCCCTGATGGAGTGGATCGCGAAGTACGACTCCACGTACAAGCTCGGCACGGACCCGGCCAGGATCGAGGCCAAGTGGTACGCGATGCAGGCCCAGTTGGCGAAGACGCCGGCCGGCGGCAAGGTGGGCGCGGCCGAGCTGGAGGACACCTTCATCCCGGGCGGCTACTACAACGGCTACTGGCCCGACCTGGCCAAGGCGTTCGCCGCGTACGTGAACGACAAGAACGCCGCCCCGCTGGTCGAGGCGTACGAGAACCTCGCCGCGATCGACGCCTCCGGTGACAACGGCTACAGCATCTACACCGCCGTGCAGTGCCGTGACGCCTCCTGGCCGCGCGACTGGAAGCAGTGGCAGAAGGACAACTGGGCCGTGTACAAGAAGGCTCCCTTCATGGCCTGGAGCAACGCCTGGTACAACGCGCCGTGCGCGTTCTGGCCCACGAAGACCCTGAAGCCGGTGAACGTCGCCAACTCCAAGCTCCCGCCGGTGCTCCTGTTCCAGGCGACGAACGACGCGGCCACGCCGTACCAGGGCGGCGTCACCGTCCACCGTCTGCTCAAGCACTCCAGCCTGGTCGTCGAGCAGGGCGGCGGCAACCACGGCATCACCCTGAGCGGCAACGCCTGCCTCGACAAGTACCTCGCCAAGTACCTGACCGACGGCACGGTCCCGCGCGGCCACGGCACGGCCGACGCGGTCTGCAAGAAGCTCCCCGACCCGAAGCCGGCGGCGGCCCAGCCGACCACGGCGTCGGCCCTGACCGGCGCCTCCACGCCGGCCACGGCGACCCAGGGCGGCGACGAGCTGCACCAGCTGCTCGGCTTCCGCGGCTGA
- the serC gene encoding phosphoserine transaminase, with protein MAEIQIPADIKPADGRFGAGPSKVRVEALDALAATGTSLLGTSHRQAPVKNLVGQVREGISELFSLPEGYEVVLGNGGSTAFWDVATHGLIENKSQHLNFGEFSSKFAKASKLAPWLAEPTVIASDPGTHPEPQAEAGVDVYAFTHNETSTGVAAPIRRVAGADSGALVLVDATSGAGGLPVDVSETDVYYFAPQKSFASDGGLWIGVFSPAAIERAERIHASGRHVPEFFSLPTAIDNSRKNQTYNTPALATLFLLNQQLEWINGQGGLAWSTARTKDSSTRLYSWAEESKHATPFVTDPAKRSQVIGTIDFSDDIDAAAIAKVLRANGIVDTEPYRKLGRNQLRVAMFPAIDPADVEALTKCIDYVIEKL; from the coding sequence GTGGCTGAGATCCAGATTCCCGCTGACATCAAGCCCGCCGACGGACGTTTCGGCGCGGGCCCCTCCAAGGTGCGGGTCGAGGCGCTCGACGCCCTCGCCGCGACCGGTACGTCCCTGCTCGGGACCTCCCACCGCCAGGCCCCGGTGAAGAACCTGGTCGGCCAGGTGCGTGAGGGCATCTCCGAGCTGTTCTCGCTGCCCGAGGGCTACGAGGTCGTCCTCGGCAACGGCGGTTCCACCGCGTTCTGGGACGTGGCGACGCACGGCCTGATCGAGAACAAGTCGCAGCATCTGAACTTCGGCGAGTTCTCGTCGAAGTTCGCGAAGGCGTCCAAGCTCGCGCCCTGGCTGGCCGAGCCCACCGTCATCGCCTCCGACCCCGGCACGCACCCCGAGCCGCAAGCCGAGGCGGGCGTCGACGTGTACGCCTTCACCCACAACGAGACGTCGACGGGCGTCGCCGCCCCGATCCGGCGGGTCGCGGGCGCGGACTCCGGCGCCCTGGTCCTGGTCGACGCGACGAGCGGCGCCGGCGGCCTCCCGGTGGACGTGTCGGAGACGGACGTCTACTACTTCGCCCCGCAGAAGTCCTTCGCCTCCGACGGCGGCCTGTGGATCGGCGTGTTCTCCCCGGCCGCGATCGAGCGCGCCGAGCGGATCCACGCGTCCGGCCGCCACGTCCCGGAGTTCTTCTCGCTGCCCACGGCGATCGACAACTCCCGCAAGAACCAGACGTACAACACCCCGGCCCTCGCGACCCTCTTCCTGCTGAACCAGCAGCTGGAGTGGATCAACGGCCAGGGCGGCCTCGCCTGGTCGACGGCCCGCACCAAGGACTCCTCGACGCGGCTGTACAGCTGGGCGGAGGAGTCCAAGCACGCGACCCCGTTCGTCACCGACCCGGCCAAGCGCTCCCAGGTCATCGGCACGATCGACTTCTCCGACGACATCGACGCCGCCGCGATCGCCAAGGTCCTGCGCGCCAACGGCATCGTCGACACCGAGCCCTACCGCAAGCTCGGCCGCAACCAGCTGCGCGTCGCGATGTTCCCGGCCATCGACCCGGCGGACGTCGAGGCCCTGACGAAGTGCATCGACTACGTCATCGAGAAGCTGTAG
- a CDS encoding ABC transporter permease, producing the protein MSTMEATRGRTYWVLADVWNIVRRGLTHYQRQPVNIAWQLGFPILSVLLYGYVFGSAMQVPGGGDYKDFLMPGMFVMTMAFGFINTATLVVYDATKGVIDRFRSMPMASSAVVAGRGVTDLLVACAELAIMMLTAVAMGWRPDGGLGFLAAFGLLLWLRFALIWIGVWLGLMVPNPEAAGGLFAVAFPLTMISSIFVAPQLMPDWLGAVAAWNPISSTAAATRDLFGTPVGGGDSWVEQHALLMAGVWPVVLTAIFLPLAVRRFQKLSR; encoded by the coding sequence ATGAGCACCATGGAGGCCACCCGCGGCCGCACCTACTGGGTCCTCGCCGACGTCTGGAACATCGTCCGCCGCGGCCTCACCCACTACCAGCGCCAACCCGTCAACATCGCCTGGCAGTTGGGCTTCCCGATCCTCTCCGTCCTGCTCTACGGCTATGTCTTCGGCAGCGCCATGCAGGTGCCCGGCGGCGGGGACTACAAGGACTTCCTGATGCCCGGCATGTTCGTGATGACGATGGCCTTCGGCTTCATCAACACCGCGACCCTGGTGGTGTACGACGCCACGAAGGGCGTGATCGACCGGTTCCGCTCGATGCCGATGGCCTCCTCCGCGGTGGTCGCGGGGCGCGGGGTGACCGATCTGCTCGTCGCCTGCGCCGAGTTGGCGATCATGATGCTGACCGCGGTGGCGATGGGCTGGCGTCCCGACGGCGGGCTGGGTTTCCTGGCCGCCTTCGGACTGCTGCTGTGGCTGCGGTTCGCACTGATCTGGATCGGGGTGTGGCTGGGCCTGATGGTCCCCAACCCGGAGGCGGCGGGCGGGCTGTTCGCGGTCGCGTTCCCCCTCACGATGATCTCCAGCATCTTCGTCGCGCCGCAGCTGATGCCCGACTGGCTGGGCGCGGTGGCCGCGTGGAACCCGATCTCGTCCACGGCGGCGGCCACCCGCGACCTGTTCGGGACGCCGGTCGGCGGCGGGGACTCCTGGGTCGAGCAGCACGCGCTGCTGATGGCCGGGGTGTGGCCGGTGGTGCTCACGGCGATCTTCCTGCCGTTGGCGGTGCGGAGGTTCCAGAAGCTCAGTAGGTAG